The following are encoded together in the Bacillus sp. V2I10 genome:
- a CDS encoding cold-inducible protein YdjO-related protein — translation MYRKKPEDIVTEETKVWICTSEDCKGWVRDNFKSSESETPVCPLCKSEMKASTKVLEVINNHKKY, via the coding sequence ATGTATAGAAAAAAACCAGAAGATATAGTAACAGAGGAAACGAAGGTATGGATTTGCACGTCTGAGGACTGCAAAGGATGGGTTCGCGATAACTTTAAAAGCAGTGAAAGCGAAACACCTGTATGTCCGCTCTGCAAAAGCGAAATGAAAGCAAGCACAAAAGTGCTTGAGGTTATAAATAATCATAAAAAGTATTAA
- the recQ gene encoding DNA helicase RecQ: MLLEQAKEHLQHYFGYSSFRPGQEEIISSVLNGNHSAGIMPTGGGKSICYQIPALLFSGITLVISPLISLMKDQVDSLDQAGIPATFLNSTLSHTETSARLLDLEAGNYRILYVAPERLESSLFLEQLQRMNVSMVAVDEAHCISQWGHDFRPSYLRIKELKTELKSNPVFLALTATATPIVKEDICTSLGIQEQHTTVTGFERENLSFNVNKGENRYDFIERYIAKNGTESGIIYAATRKEADHIYERLIKKGIQAGRYHGGMSDVQRGLQQDLFLRDDILVMVATNAFGMGIDKSNVRYVIHYQLPKNMESYYQEAGRAGRDGLDSECFLLYSPQDIQIQRYLIEQSTFHKERQQAELVKLHQMRDYCHTEGCLQSFILNYFGDSEAEPCGKCSNCRDERTHEVVTKEAQMVLSCMIRMGQRFGKTMISQVLTGSSSKKVMEFKFNELSTYGILKHRTAKEVSEFIDYLTSEQYISITGGQFPVLVVEEKGLEVLKGNLEVHRKEKMRIVEAAANDGLFMQLKELRKQFATEENVPPFVIFSDKSLMDMSAKMPKSLEEFLAVQGVGETKQQKYGEIFIEKITAYVNENPNIEQPAQTLIPVKKERKESSYLDSLHLYKEGLSVEDIAEKRDLSVITIENHLLRCAKEGLDIDFDAWIPAKYERQIEEAIRTHGYGLLKPLKECLPDEVTYFMIKAAIVKRELVH; encoded by the coding sequence ATTTTGTTAGAACAAGCGAAAGAGCATTTGCAGCACTATTTTGGTTATTCATCATTCCGTCCGGGACAGGAAGAAATTATCAGCAGCGTTTTGAATGGAAATCATTCAGCAGGCATTATGCCGACTGGAGGCGGAAAGTCCATATGTTATCAAATCCCCGCACTCTTATTTTCTGGCATTACCCTCGTCATTTCTCCCCTTATTTCACTCATGAAAGATCAGGTGGACTCTCTTGATCAGGCAGGAATCCCTGCTACCTTCCTCAATAGCACACTCTCTCACACAGAAACAAGTGCCAGGCTATTAGATTTAGAAGCAGGAAATTATCGAATTTTATATGTTGCGCCTGAAAGATTAGAATCATCTTTGTTTTTAGAGCAGCTGCAAAGAATGAATGTTTCTATGGTTGCTGTCGATGAGGCCCACTGTATTTCACAATGGGGTCATGATTTTCGGCCGAGCTATTTAAGAATAAAAGAATTAAAAACGGAGCTTAAATCAAATCCCGTTTTTCTAGCATTGACAGCTACAGCGACTCCAATTGTTAAAGAAGATATATGCACATCTCTTGGAATACAAGAGCAACATACCACAGTAACAGGATTTGAAAGGGAAAATTTATCATTCAATGTAAACAAAGGTGAAAACAGATACGACTTTATTGAAAGATACATAGCAAAAAACGGCACCGAATCAGGAATTATTTACGCTGCTACGAGGAAAGAAGCAGATCATATATATGAACGTCTTATTAAAAAAGGAATTCAAGCAGGCAGATACCACGGGGGAATGAGTGATGTGCAGCGCGGGCTGCAGCAGGACCTTTTCTTAAGGGATGATATTCTTGTAATGGTAGCGACCAACGCATTCGGCATGGGAATCGATAAATCCAATGTCAGGTATGTCATACACTATCAGCTTCCTAAAAATATGGAAAGCTATTACCAGGAAGCGGGGAGAGCTGGAAGAGATGGATTAGACAGTGAATGTTTTTTGCTGTATTCCCCGCAGGATATTCAAATACAGCGTTATTTAATTGAACAGTCAACATTTCATAAAGAAAGACAGCAGGCAGAGCTTGTTAAGCTGCATCAAATGCGCGATTATTGCCATACGGAAGGGTGTCTCCAATCATTTATTTTGAATTACTTTGGGGACAGTGAAGCTGAACCGTGCGGAAAATGCAGCAATTGCCGGGACGAGCGCACGCATGAGGTTGTAACAAAAGAAGCGCAAATGGTTCTTTCCTGCATGATCAGAATGGGACAAAGATTTGGTAAAACCATGATCAGTCAGGTACTGACGGGTTCATCCAGCAAAAAAGTGATGGAATTTAAATTTAATGAGCTTTCAACATACGGCATTTTAAAGCATCGTACAGCAAAAGAAGTCAGCGAATTTATTGATTACCTGACTTCAGAACAATATATTTCGATTACTGGCGGGCAATTTCCCGTTCTAGTAGTCGAAGAGAAGGGACTAGAGGTTCTAAAGGGCAATTTAGAAGTGCACAGAAAGGAAAAAATGCGTATTGTTGAAGCTGCAGCGAATGACGGGCTGTTCATGCAGCTTAAAGAGCTGAGAAAACAGTTTGCAACAGAGGAAAATGTTCCGCCATTCGTAATTTTCTCAGATAAATCTTTAATGGATATGAGTGCCAAAATGCCGAAGTCGCTGGAAGAATTTCTTGCAGTTCAGGGGGTTGGAGAAACGAAACAGCAAAAGTATGGTGAAATCTTCATTGAGAAAATAACCGCATATGTAAACGAGAACCCTAATATAGAGCAGCCAGCTCAAACGTTGATTCCTGTTAAAAAAGAGCGGAAAGAATCATCTTATCTGGACTCCCTGCACTTATACAAAGAAGGTCTGAGTGTAGAAGATATTGCTGAAAAAAGAGATTTGTCGGTGATAACAATTGAAAATCATTTGCTGCGCTGTGCCAAAGAGGGACTTGACATAGATTTTGATGCCTGGATCCCGGCCAAGTATGAAAGACAAATCGAAGAGGCGATCCGGACACACGGCTATGGCCTGCTGAAGCCGCTTAAAGAATGCCTTCCTGATGAGGTGACCTATTTTATGATTAAAGCGGCCATTGTAAAAAGAGAGCTGGTTCACTAA
- a CDS encoding B12-binding domain-containing protein: protein MNPVKELSQLFIDGEHILSWNYLKSMIEEDTTSTQVYGFLSDTMDNVLELWELNRATVADEYVAAAVCKSMISSYYHLKVEQLHKEPNILSPATMKPRVMLLSMRNEEHTIGMMMTSFLFKEYGWETSCIESNVSMDNICQYAEKWKPDVIAFSTSVICNIPTVIQYMDELQKLNYSPTIILGGNLTSDFDLDYYCPPNTVVIQNIDQLGSWIEKSNSRNDRHGNAINRK from the coding sequence ATGAATCCCGTTAAAGAGTTGAGTCAATTGTTTATCGATGGCGAACACATTCTTTCATGGAACTACTTAAAGAGTATGATTGAAGAAGATACCACCAGTACTCAAGTGTATGGATTTCTATCAGATACCATGGACAATGTCTTAGAATTGTGGGAACTGAATCGGGCGACTGTGGCGGATGAATATGTAGCAGCGGCTGTCTGCAAATCTATGATCTCCAGTTATTACCATTTAAAAGTGGAACAATTACATAAAGAACCTAATATACTGTCGCCTGCAACAATGAAACCGCGCGTTATGCTGCTTTCTATGAGAAATGAAGAGCATACGATAGGAATGATGATGACTTCTTTCTTATTTAAAGAATATGGCTGGGAAACAAGCTGTATTGAGTCAAATGTATCAATGGATAATATTTGTCAGTATGCGGAGAAATGGAAGCCGGATGTGATTGCTTTTTCGACTAGTGTAATCTGCAACATCCCGACTGTTATTCAATATATGGATGAACTGCAAAAACTGAATTACTCACCGACGATTATACTCGGGGGTAATTTGACAAGCGATTTTGATCTCGATTATTACTGCCCGCCCAACACCGTGGTGATTCAAAACATTGATCAGCTCGGCAGCTGGATTGAAAAATCTAACTCAAGGAATGATCGCCATGGAAATGCAATTAATCGCAAGTAA
- the pepF gene encoding oligoendopeptidase F: MEKTIEKRLYRYEVPAELTWNLKDLFETHQDWESELATIERDAAQIRTYKGKLGDGANSLLECLQAEENLSKRIVRAGTYISLQQSADGTNPEHQGNYSRFAAVHSKANADLSFIESELLSLPEGTIDAYIKEQSGLAAFSKKLKELLQSRVHQLSEETEEVLAALGEVHGSPYRIYQTSKSADMDFDTIEDENGNVLPNSFALYEDRYEFTPNTFVRRKAYDSFVITLKKYKNTFAATYATEVKKQITVSRLRKYDSVTDMLLKPQHVTKEMYHNQLDIIQKELAPHMRRFASLKKRVLQLEELHFCDLKAPLDTEFNPKTTYNEACRVILEALEVMGPEYTQIMKKALTDRWVDLSDNVGKSTGAFCSSPYGVHPYILITWQDTMRGAFVLAHELGHAGHFYLANKNQRIMNTRPSTYFIEAPSTLNEMLLGRHLLKNTQDKQMRRWVILQLLGTYYHNFVTHLLEGEFQRRVYEAAEKGIPITAKMLCDLKGNVLSTFWGDAVTFDEGASLTWMRQPHYYMGLYPYTYSAGLTASTLVSQLIDEEGKPAVDRWIGVLKAGGTKKPVDLLKDAGVDMTNPEAIRKAVAYVGTLVDELEKSYE; the protein is encoded by the coding sequence TTGGAAAAAACGATTGAAAAACGTTTATATCGCTATGAAGTGCCAGCAGAACTGACATGGAATTTAAAAGATTTGTTTGAAACACATCAGGATTGGGAGTCAGAATTAGCGACCATAGAACGGGACGCCGCACAAATCAGAACATATAAAGGGAAGCTCGGTGACGGTGCAAACTCTCTATTGGAATGCCTTCAAGCTGAAGAAAATTTATCAAAAAGAATAGTCAGAGCCGGAACCTACATCAGCCTGCAGCAATCTGCAGATGGAACAAATCCCGAGCATCAAGGAAATTACTCAAGGTTTGCTGCCGTTCATTCAAAAGCAAATGCAGATTTATCTTTTATAGAATCTGAACTATTGTCTCTTCCTGAGGGAACCATTGATGCATACATAAAGGAACAAAGCGGATTAGCGGCATTCAGCAAAAAATTAAAAGAATTGCTTCAGTCGAGAGTTCATCAGCTGTCAGAAGAAACAGAAGAAGTATTGGCAGCATTGGGAGAAGTCCACGGTTCACCTTACCGAATCTATCAAACAAGTAAATCTGCTGATATGGATTTTGACACAATTGAGGACGAAAATGGAAATGTGCTGCCGAATTCATTTGCTCTTTATGAAGATCGCTATGAATTTACACCGAATACATTTGTAAGAAGAAAAGCATACGATTCTTTTGTCATAACACTGAAAAAATATAAAAACACTTTTGCAGCCACTTACGCTACTGAGGTGAAAAAACAGATCACGGTTTCACGCTTAAGAAAGTATGATTCAGTAACAGACATGCTGCTGAAGCCCCAGCATGTGACAAAGGAGATGTATCATAATCAGCTTGATATTATTCAAAAGGAACTAGCGCCCCATATGCGAAGGTTTGCCTCCTTGAAAAAAAGGGTCCTGCAGCTTGAAGAATTGCATTTTTGTGATTTAAAAGCACCGCTTGATACAGAGTTTAATCCTAAAACGACCTATAATGAAGCTTGCCGTGTGATCTTAGAAGCACTTGAAGTAATGGGCCCTGAATATACACAAATTATGAAAAAAGCATTAACGGACCGCTGGGTTGATCTGTCGGATAATGTAGGGAAATCAACTGGTGCATTCTGTTCAAGCCCTTACGGTGTGCATCCATATATTCTTATCACTTGGCAGGATACGATGAGAGGTGCTTTTGTACTTGCACATGAACTTGGCCATGCCGGACATTTCTATTTGGCAAACAAAAATCAGCGCATTATGAATACAAGACCTTCTACATATTTCATAGAGGCCCCTTCAACATTAAACGAAATGCTGCTTGGCAGGCATTTACTTAAGAATACGCAGGATAAACAAATGAGACGCTGGGTCATTCTTCAGCTCCTCGGAACGTATTATCATAACTTTGTTACACATTTACTTGAAGGAGAATTCCAGCGCCGCGTCTATGAAGCAGCCGAAAAAGGCATCCCGATTACAGCAAAGATGCTTTGTGATCTTAAAGGGAATGTGCTCTCCACTTTTTGGGGTGACGCGGTAACATTTGATGAGGGAGCCTCATTAACTTGGATGAGACAGCCCCATTATTATATGGGTCTCTACCCTTACACGTACTCAGCTGGACTGACAGCTTCAACCTTGGTTTCACAATTGATAGATGAAGAAGGAAAACCTGCAGTAGACCGATGGATCGGGGTGTTAAAAGCTGGAGGAACAAAAAAACCAGTAGATCTATTGAAAGATGCAGGCGTGGATATGACAAATCCTGAAGCCATCAGAAAAGCCGTCGCATATGTCGGCACACTTGTTGATGAGCTGGAGAAAAGTTATGAATAA
- a CDS encoding SDR family oxidoreductase, which produces MSSFNCLETLYGNNKKIFKRRQKAYQSSILLQHMGTPENIARTVAYLTFEDSDYITGQSIPVKGGNTFGFKK; this is translated from the coding sequence ATATCATCCTTTAACTGTTTAGAAACATTATATGGCAACAATAAAAAAATCTTTAAAAGAAGGCAAAAAGCTTATCAATCAAGCATTCTGCTGCAGCACATGGGGACTCCCGAAAACATTGCGAGGACAGTCGCTTACCTTACTTTTGAAGATTCTGATTACATAACAGGCCAATCTATTCCAGTAAAGGGCGGAAATACATTTGGATTTAAAAAATAG
- a CDS encoding GNAT family N-acetyltransferase — MKLTEYTDRSRFIEIAEPFLLKKEAENNLMLGLIGAFKRTIPAADVYTAAVVKDGELALTMLMTPPHNLILSFNEDGMTETILLEIVRALVKKGLHIPGVVGERKWTEAFAKIWSIETEDRAEIVMEQKIYRLHEVTQLKRSDGKFVLAELAHIPLLTEWMVDFMNYTNEPPITALQAAGRMKQFIAEKSVFIWMAEGKPVSMAKKSRTTKNGICVSLVYTPDEFRGNGYASSCVAVLSEHLLKDFSFCTLYTDLSNPTSNSIYQKIGYQPIQDSIMINFSS; from the coding sequence ATGAAACTGACAGAATACACAGATAGAAGTCGATTTATTGAAATAGCGGAACCTTTTCTATTGAAAAAAGAAGCAGAAAATAACCTTATGCTGGGACTTATAGGAGCTTTTAAACGGACGATTCCTGCTGCAGATGTATATACCGCTGCGGTGGTTAAAGACGGAGAGCTAGCACTAACGATGCTGATGACACCTCCGCATAATTTGATCCTGTCTTTTAATGAGGATGGAATGACTGAGACAATTCTCCTTGAAATAGTCCGCGCACTAGTTAAGAAAGGTTTACATATACCTGGTGTGGTAGGAGAACGGAAATGGACAGAGGCATTCGCGAAAATATGGTCGATCGAAACAGAGGACAGAGCTGAAATTGTAATGGAACAAAAGATTTATCGTCTTCATGAAGTGACTCAGCTGAAACGCAGTGACGGTAAATTTGTTTTGGCAGAACTAGCCCATATTCCCCTCCTGACAGAATGGATGGTGGATTTTATGAATTATACAAACGAGCCTCCAATTACAGCGCTGCAGGCGGCAGGAAGAATGAAGCAGTTTATTGCAGAGAAATCAGTCTTCATTTGGATGGCCGAAGGTAAACCTGTATCAATGGCAAAGAAATCAAGGACCACGAAAAATGGAATTTGCGTTTCGCTCGTCTATACTCCAGATGAATTCAGGGGCAATGGGTACGCAAGCAGCTGCGTTGCTGTGCTTAGCGAGCACTTGTTAAAAGATTTTTCCTTTTGCACGCTCTATACTGACCTCTCTAATCCAACATCAAACAGCATTTATCAAAAAATAGGGTATCAGCCGATTCAAGATTCGATCATGATAAATTTTTCTTCGTAA
- a CDS encoding NAD(P)/FAD-dependent oxidoreductase, producing METQVLVIGGGVGGLTAALKLAKCGIDVCVVEQTKGSAHMYKGELLQPKSLEIFHQLGINKPILKAGHQINEIEMNEMKRKKGTYVKLGTATMRYSIIESEYNYALMIPHERLKEVLLEKAKEYPAFHYIQPAKFKEFKNQAAVVTGNKEEFIIKADYYIGAEGRRSNVRKAMNVKLNEHEYDHHFLTVTFERPVSMTEGKIISTPHAFLGLFPLPNNEVRTVYLIQSGEYQSLKERGIEYFHMKYIDLCPELDGYVTNLKEWKKIQLMIPVHFHAETYVKGNMAIIGDSAHSVHPMAGEGMNLAIQDGDVLGELLCWMYKHDEHSPVNLKWYEKVRKSRVDFILNLSHLSALAYSKPFRYFGSLRNRSLKQMTEDEKLHTKQMLNISGLGIWKESFYDRLVQIGMLPPRTLQNIELLHTRYMFTYENDYPWEVKGRYGL from the coding sequence ATGGAAACACAAGTTTTGGTTATCGGCGGCGGAGTAGGCGGTTTAACGGCAGCTTTGAAGCTTGCTAAATGCGGAATAGATGTATGTGTTGTGGAGCAGACAAAAGGTTCGGCGCACATGTACAAGGGTGAATTGCTGCAGCCGAAAAGCCTTGAAATTTTTCATCAGCTTGGAATTAATAAGCCGATTTTGAAAGCCGGGCATCAAATAAACGAAATTGAAATGAATGAAATGAAACGGAAAAAAGGCACGTATGTAAAGCTTGGAACGGCCACAATGCGTTATAGCATCATTGAGAGCGAATACAATTATGCCCTTATGATTCCCCATGAAAGGCTTAAAGAAGTCCTGCTTGAAAAAGCGAAGGAATATCCCGCTTTTCATTATATACAGCCTGCAAAATTTAAAGAATTCAAAAATCAGGCAGCGGTCGTTACCGGTAATAAAGAAGAGTTTATCATTAAGGCAGATTATTATATTGGGGCTGAGGGACGGAGATCAAACGTCAGAAAAGCCATGAATGTGAAATTAAATGAACACGAATATGATCATCATTTCTTAACAGTTACGTTTGAAAGGCCTGTGTCTATGACAGAGGGGAAAATCATATCTACACCGCATGCTTTTCTCGGACTTTTTCCTCTTCCGAACAATGAAGTAAGAACGGTTTATCTCATCCAGTCAGGAGAATATCAATCGTTAAAAGAACGCGGCATTGAATACTTTCATATGAAGTATATTGATTTGTGCCCGGAACTTGACGGATACGTAACGAATCTTAAGGAATGGAAAAAAATTCAGCTGATGATTCCCGTTCATTTTCATGCTGAGACCTATGTAAAAGGCAACATGGCCATTATTGGGGATTCTGCACACAGTGTTCATCCAATGGCAGGTGAGGGAATGAACCTTGCCATACAGGACGGAGATGTACTCGGTGAACTGCTTTGCTGGATGTACAAACATGATGAACACAGTCCTGTCAACTTGAAATGGTACGAAAAGGTCCGCAAATCCAGAGTGGATTTCATTTTAAATTTAAGCCATTTATCAGCACTTGCTTACTCCAAGCCGTTTCGTTATTTCGGTTCGCTTAGAAATAGAAGCCTTAAACAGATGACAGAGGATGAAAAGCTTCACACGAAACAAATGCTGAATATTTCAGGACTAGGCATTTGGAAAGAGTCATTTTACGATCGTCTCGTCCAAATCGGCATGCTGCCTCCGAGAACCCTGCAGAATATTGAACTGCTGCATACAAGGTATATGTTTACGTATGAAAATGATTATCCATGGGAAGTGAAAGGGAGGTATGGCTTATGA
- a CDS encoding DHHA1 domain-containing protein, translated as MNEKLFYTSPKTFEWKTKVTSKEERNGLKLLKLKETAFYPEGGGQPSDHGWIESISIEGLIEDGEEIYHIVSRFPSEKEVTCKVNSKRRIDHMQHHSGQHLLSAVCLELFDYQTESFHLGADTVTIDLKTPQLTSEQMKLIERKSNQYIFENRKIHTFFAEENKLRELPLRKLPDVKEKIRIVQIEGIDTSACCGTHVGRTGEIGMLKLIKTEKQKGMIRLHFKCGFRALSDYQNMQETVQFAGQFFQTSANEISARLKAMDQETKLIQKEAEQLRAENAAFTAEKMELEQDGLLGHGLFEKKTIKELQLIASRLLENGKEYALLASVSENCVLFSQKGTVHAGTLFKTNLADFDGKGGGSEKQAQAKFITNSETEHFFLQIKEKIDQLI; from the coding sequence ATGAATGAGAAACTATTTTATACCTCCCCTAAAACATTTGAGTGGAAAACAAAGGTTACGAGCAAAGAAGAACGCAACGGCTTAAAGCTGTTAAAATTAAAGGAAACCGCTTTTTATCCCGAAGGCGGCGGACAGCCTTCAGATCATGGCTGGATTGAATCTATTTCAATTGAAGGCCTGATAGAAGACGGAGAAGAAATCTATCATATCGTCTCTCGCTTTCCATCTGAAAAAGAAGTCACTTGTAAAGTAAACAGCAAACGGAGAATCGATCATATGCAGCATCATTCAGGTCAGCACCTCTTATCTGCTGTCTGCCTTGAATTATTTGATTATCAAACAGAAAGCTTCCACTTAGGAGCTGACACTGTAACAATTGATTTAAAGACGCCTCAATTAACCTCTGAGCAAATGAAGCTCATAGAGAGGAAAAGCAATCAATATATCTTTGAAAATAGAAAAATACATACGTTTTTCGCTGAAGAAAATAAATTGCGCGAATTGCCGCTGAGAAAACTGCCTGATGTTAAAGAAAAGATCCGGATTGTTCAAATAGAAGGAATTGATACGTCTGCCTGCTGCGGCACCCATGTTGGGCGCACGGGTGAAATCGGAATGCTTAAGCTTATTAAGACCGAAAAACAGAAAGGTATGATCCGTCTTCATTTTAAATGCGGTTTCCGTGCTCTATCGGACTATCAGAACATGCAAGAAACCGTTCAATTTGCAGGACAGTTTTTTCAAACGTCCGCGAATGAGATTTCTGCAAGATTAAAGGCAATGGATCAGGAAACAAAGCTGATTCAAAAAGAAGCAGAGCAGCTGAGAGCAGAAAATGCAGCTTTTACTGCAGAAAAAATGGAACTTGAACAAGATGGTTTGTTGGGTCATGGGCTGTTTGAAAAGAAAACTATTAAAGAGCTGCAATTGATTGCCTCCCGTTTATTAGAAAACGGAAAAGAATATGCTCTTCTGGCATCAGTCAGCGAAAATTGTGTTCTTTTCTCACAGAAAGGCACTGTTCATGCTGGCACCTTATTTAAAACCAATCTTGCTGACTTCGATGGAAAAGGCGGAGGCAGCGAAAAGCAGGCCCAGGCAAAATTTATTACTAACTCCGAAACAGAGCACTTCTTTTTACAAATAAAAGAAAAAATAGACCAGCTTATATAA
- a CDS encoding trans-aconitate 2-methyltransferase, protein MIIAEYVRLFKARSWMKRNMPFLYSWHAYVGYELDLFEIFKSPKTIDEVAAIHSLELELLERWVETGVSIKYLKEVSKNRFKTSKSFMLPDSKRDPKSVGILLKEMMELHIPALLTYPAIMKTDERQTFDHEQHGTTVAQTSTLLEQLAYPKLIQLVKKNKVQSIVDVGCGHGGYLQKLSHALPDIKLTGIEINEEVAIEADSRCRSIPNISITCMDVEEWRAAAPVDLIMMNNLLHYISPEKRVNVIRNLSSCLSGCGVISIITPIRKPKHGKQFSSVFNSFFTAFDNLYALPTKQELSSIADQSNMKMKDLKPIIREGGWYFCTFVKKK, encoded by the coding sequence ATGATCATTGCTGAATACGTCCGCTTATTTAAAGCAAGAAGCTGGATGAAGCGCAATATGCCTTTTTTATACAGCTGGCACGCATATGTAGGGTATGAACTGGACTTGTTTGAAATCTTTAAATCACCGAAAACCATCGATGAAGTGGCGGCTATACATTCATTAGAACTGGAGCTGCTCGAACGATGGGTTGAGACAGGAGTATCAATCAAATATTTAAAAGAAGTTTCCAAAAATCGTTTTAAGACTTCAAAAAGCTTCATGCTTCCTGACAGCAAAAGGGATCCTAAATCAGTCGGAATCCTCCTGAAGGAAATGATGGAGCTTCATATCCCGGCTCTATTAACCTACCCTGCGATCATGAAAACAGATGAAAGGCAAACATTTGACCATGAGCAGCACGGAACGACAGTGGCCCAGACATCTACTTTGCTTGAGCAGCTGGCTTATCCTAAGCTGATACAGCTCGTGAAAAAGAATAAAGTACAGTCGATTGTCGACGTTGGCTGCGGACATGGGGGCTACCTTCAAAAACTGTCGCATGCACTGCCTGATATAAAACTAACCGGGATCGAAATCAATGAAGAAGTAGCAATTGAGGCGGACAGCAGATGCAGATCAATTCCTAACATTTCAATCACATGTATGGATGTTGAAGAGTGGAGAGCAGCGGCACCAGTGGATTTAATCATGATGAATAATTTACTGCATTATATATCTCCTGAAAAAAGAGTCAATGTGATTCGGAATTTAAGCAGCTGCCTTTCCGGATGCGGGGTGATATCCATCATTACCCCGATAAGGAAACCTAAGCACGGTAAGCAGTTTTCAAGTGTATTTAATAGTTTCTTTACTGCATTTGATAATCTATATGCTTTACCTACAAAACAGGAGCTTTCTTCGATAGCTGACCAATCCAATATGAAAATGAAAGACTTAAAACCCATCATTCGTGAAGGAGGCTGGTATTTTTGTACTTTCGTTAAGAAGAAGTGA
- a CDS encoding cold-inducible protein YdjO-related protein → MYFAKKGAEEPVTIIEDTTVYACESEACNGWMRKDFSTEDLSCPMCGSQMTEEVRELPQIKMDYNPFSK, encoded by the coding sequence ATGTACTTTGCTAAAAAGGGTGCTGAAGAACCCGTTACAATTATTGAAGACACAACAGTATACGCTTGTGAATCGGAAGCTTGTAATGGCTGGATGAGAAAAGATTTTTCAACGGAAGATCTGTCCTGCCCGATGTGCGGAAGTCAGATGACAGAAGAAGTGCGTGAGCTGCCACAGATAAAAATGGACTATAATCCTTTCAGTAAATAG
- a CDS encoding ATP-binding protein produces MEMQLIASKYDKIPFPYFLVDRKLRIVSVSKCTFNIFDEESHFLDIVGIGSKKKAAKFILDTPSITKIELNLKTKSNPMTLFDVYIQYEGKNFIHIFCIDKEESADQIYQAVKTLEDDLLYANLNLLEKQEQLEKSLQQMKEIAIKQDSLATVGQIAASIAHEISNPLTSVKGFLQQLKPHLIEIGKGHYADVALEELNRANDIIYEFLNNSKEQNKDRQPILLRKLINDIILICKSEAILSNCELTYTVNDPDLMVTVDVKQMKQVLLNIVKNAMEAIQISHQKDNGMIAITTRIEDGHVVIQITDNGIGMGKETVDSLFKPFFTTKEQGTGIGLAVCFEIVMSNNGRIEVASEEGLGSAFSISLPIHI; encoded by the coding sequence ATGGAAATGCAATTAATCGCAAGTAAATATGACAAAATACCATTTCCTTATTTTCTGGTCGATCGAAAGCTTAGGATCGTATCAGTTTCAAAATGCACGTTTAATATCTTTGATGAGGAAAGCCATTTCCTCGATATAGTAGGAATTGGAAGCAAGAAAAAAGCAGCTAAGTTCATTTTGGACACGCCGTCCATTACAAAAATTGAACTGAATTTAAAAACGAAATCAAATCCGATGACATTATTTGATGTCTATATTCAATATGAGGGCAAAAACTTTATTCATATCTTTTGCATTGATAAAGAAGAAAGTGCTGATCAAATCTACCAGGCCGTAAAAACGCTTGAAGATGATTTGCTTTATGCTAACCTTAATTTGCTTGAAAAGCAGGAGCAGCTCGAGAAATCGCTTCAGCAGATGAAGGAGATTGCCATAAAGCAGGACAGCCTGGCAACTGTTGGACAAATTGCCGCAAGCATTGCCCATGAAATCAGCAATCCGCTTACAAGCGTAAAGGGTTTTCTGCAGCAGCTAAAGCCTCATTTAATCGAAATCGGAAAAGGCCATTATGCTGATGTTGCTTTAGAAGAATTAAATCGTGCAAACGATATCATCTATGAGTTTTTAAATAACTCTAAAGAGCAGAATAAAGACAGACAGCCCATTTTGCTTCGAAAACTGATAAATGATATTATTCTGATTTGTAAAAGTGAAGCTATACTATCAAATTGTGAGCTGACTTATACTGTGAATGACCCTGATCTTATGGTTACGGTTGATGTCAAGCAAATGAAACAAGTGCTGCTGAATATTGTTAAAAACGCTATGGAAGCCATTCAAATCAGTCATCAAAAAGATAATGGAATGATTGCAATTACAACCAGAATAGAAGACGGACATGTTGTTATTCAGATTACAGACAATGGAATAGGAATGGGAAAGGAGACGGTAGATTCTCTCTTTAAACCATTCTTCACAACCAAGGAACAAGGAACAGGGATAGGTCTTGCTGTTTGTTTTGAAATCGTTATGTCGAATAATGGCAGGATTGAAGTTGCAAGTGAAGAAGGTCTAGGGTCTGCCTTCAGCATTTCATTGCCTATTCATATATAG